The DNA region GAGGTGGTCCGGGCCGACGCCACGCAGAACCCGGAGATCCTGGAGCACGCCCGGGTCGGGCTGGGCGCGCTCGGCGTCCTCACCATGATCACCTTCGCGGTCGAGCCGCTGTTCCTGCTGCGGGCCGTCGAGCAGCCGATGGGCTGGGACGAGGGGCTGGACTCCTTCGACGGGATGGTCGCCGACTCCGACCACCTGGACATGTACTGGTTCCCGCACACCGACCGGCTGCTCACCAAGCGCAACACCCGGATGGGCACCGACCTCTCCGCGGCCGAGCCGCTGGCCCGCTGGCGCGGCTGGCTGGACGACGAGTTCCTCTCCAACACCCTGTTCGGGGTGCAGACCGCGGCGCTGAACCGGGCACCCGCGGCGATCCCGCAGGCGAACCGGCTGGCCGCCCGCCTGCTCGGGCCGCGGACCTACACCGACGTCGCCCACCGGGTGTTCACCACCTCGCGCGACGTCGTCTTCCGGGAGATGGAGTACGCCGTCCCCCGCGAGGCCGGTCTGCCGGCGCTGCGCGAGTGCCGCCGGGTGTTCGAGGCCTCCGGCCTGCGGGTCTCGTTCCCGGTCGAGATCCGGGTGGCGCCGGCCGACGACGTACCGCTGTCGACCGCGTCGGGTCGCGACTCCTTCTACCTGGCCTTCCACACCCACCGCGACGCCGACCACGCGGCGTACTTCGCGCTCATGGAGGAGGTCGTCAAGGCGCACGACGGCCGGCCGCACTGGGGCAAGCTGCACACCCGGCAGGCCGACGGGCTGGCCGATCTCTATCCGCGCTTCGGCGACTTCCTGGCGCTGCGGGACCGGCTCGACCCGGATCGGGTCTTCACCAACGCCTACCTGCGTCGCGTCCTCGGCGACTGAGACCGGCGACTGAACGGCCGGCGGCTGGATGGTCGGCGTCTGGGCCCCGGCGACGCGACTACCAGCGCCCGGTGTCGAGCAACGTACGACGACCGGGCGGCAGCGCGTTGAACATCCGCAGCGACGCCCGGTAGCCGGCCTGCACGCTGCTGTCCGGGTGGAAGGCGACCACCGACACCGAGGCCGGGGCCAGCTCGAAGGCGAACAGCGACTCCAGCGGCGCGCCGACGGCGTGCCCGACCAGCGTCTTGATCGGGGTGACGTGCGAGGCGACCACCAGGGTGCCTCCGGCGTGCGCGTCGAGGACGCGCCCCAGGCCGAGCAGCACCCGGCGGTGCACGTCGTGGAAGGACTCCCCGCCGTGCGGTGCGGCGGTCAGGTCGCTGAACCAGGCATCCATCCCCGCCTGGTCCGCGGCGGCGACCTCGGCGAAGGACTTGCCGTCCCACGAGCCGAACTCCATCTCGGCGAACGCCGGCTCCTCGGTGACCTCCAGCCCCAGCCGGGCCGCGATCAGGTCGGCGGTCTCGCGGGTGCGGCGTACCGGGGAGGCGATGACGGCGTCGAGCCGGTCGCCCAGCTCGCCCAACCAGGCGGCGGTGTGGCCGACCTGGTCCCGGCCCTCGTCGGAGAGCGGCGGGTTGTCGCCCCCCAGGCCCCCGGAGAACCGGCGCCCGGAGGTGTGCGTGGTGACCCCGTGCCGGACCAGGACCAGCGTCGTCGACGCTCCGCCGCGCGGATCGCTCATCGGCTGCCGCCCTAGAGCCCGCTCTCCTCGTTGCGGACCAGGATCCGGGAGCACTCCTCGCAGCGCACCACGTCGTCCGCGGCGCGTCCACGGATCGCGGCCAGTTCGGCGGCGTCGAGGGTGAGCATGCAGGCGCCGCAGCGGCGGGCGCGGAGCAGGGCGGCGCCGACCCCGTTGCGGGTGGTGCGCAGCTTCTCGTAGAGCGCGAGCAGGTCGTCGGGGATCGCTGCGACGATCGGCGCACGCCGCTCGCCCGTCTCCCCGATCCGCTCCTCCAGAGCCGCGGTCTGCTCCTCGCGCTCGGTGGTCAGCGCGTCGAGCTGACGATCGACCTCGTCGAGGTCGCTGCGCAGCTGCGCCAGACCGGTCTGCGCCTGCTCGAGGCGCTCCATCACCTCGAGCTCCTCGTCCTCCAGGGTGGAGATCCGGCGGTCCAGGCTCTCCAGCTCGTGCTGCATCCGCTCGAGGTCCTTGGGGTTGCCGATCAGCCCTGCGTCGATCCGGTCCTGGTCGCGCTTGCGGCGCGCCTTGACCTGCTCGACGTCGCGGTCGGCCTGCTCCTGCACGGCGGTCAGGTCGTCGACCTTGATCTGCTCGTCGCGGATCCATCCCTGGGTCTCGGTACGACGCGCGGTCAGTGCGGCGATCTCCGCGGTCTGCGGCAGGTTCGCCTTCTGGTGGCGCAGCTGGTCGACGCGGGCGTCGACCTCCTGCAGCTCCAGCAGCCGCAGCTGCGCGGACGGTTCGGCCTTCATCGGGTGCCCCTCACTGCGCTCACAGTCTCATTGTCCAAGGATCGGTCACGGTCCGGCTCACCCGGGTCTCGACGGCGTCACCGAGGGCGTCGCGGAGCTTGCGCTCGACCACCGGCAACCAGGTCCACTCCGCGGCCCAGTGGGCCACGTCGATCAGCGCCGGGCCGCCCCGCTCCACGAACTCGGCGGCCGGGTGGTGGCGCAGGTCGCTGGTCAGGTAGACGTCGACGTCGCTGCCGGCCACCCGGTCGAGCAGGAAGTCTCCGGCCCCGCCGCAGACCGCGACCCGCCGCACCGGCCGGCCGGGATCACCGGCGATCCGGACCCCGTGGTGGGTGGTGGGCAGCGCCTCGGCCACCGTCTCCGCGAACTCGCCGAGGGTGGTCGCGGCGACCGAGCCCACCCGCCCGGTGCCGGTGCGGGTGGTGCCGGGGTCGGCGAGCTCGCTCACGTCGTAGGCGGGCTCCTCGTAGGGGTGCGCGGCAAGCATCGCGCGGACCACCGCGGTGCGCACCGAGCGGCCGAGCACCGCCTCCACCCGCACCTCCTCGACGGTCTCGATCTCGCCGATGGTGCCGATCATCGGGTGGGCACCCTGCAGCGGCCGGAACCGCCCCTGGCCGGGGGCGGAGGTGAAGGAGGCGAACTCGTAGTCGCCGATCCGGCCGGCGCCGGCCTCGGCGATCGCGGCGCGGACCGGCGCGGCGGCGTCGGCGGGCACGAAGACGGTCAGCTTGTCCACCGGCTCACCGGGGGCGCTGAGGATCGGCGCCAGGTCGGTCAGCCCGAGGGCGCCGGCCAGCGCCTCGGAGACGCCGTCGGCGGCCTGGTCCGCGTTGGTGTGGGCGGTCAGCAGGGCGCAGTCGGCACCGGCCAGGGTGGCCAGGGTCCGTCCCTTGGGTGTGGTCGCGGCGAACCCGTGGACCGGCTTGAGGAAGAGCGGGTGGTGGACCACCAGCAGGTCGGCCTTCCAGTCGGCGGCCTCGGCGGCCACGGCCGGAGCGGGGTCCACGGCGAACATCACCCGCCTCACCTCGCGCTCCGGATCGCCGAGCACCAGGCCCACCGCGTCCCACTCCTCCGCGGTGGCCGGTGGGTACCAGGTGTGGATCAGGTCGAGCAGATCGGAGAGGGCCGGCATGCGCAGCAGCGTATCGAGGCACTACCGTGGCCGTGCCAGTCGACCTCCGAGAGGTCAGGGAACCCGGTGCGAATCCGGGACTGACGCGCAGCGGTATGGGTGACGGGCGGAGCACGAAGCCACTGGGCCCCGACGCGAGGACGGGCCTGGGAAGGCGCTCCGCACCGGTGGATCCCGAGTCCGAAGACCTGCTGGCCCTTGCGGCATCCGTCGCGAGGTCGGAACGCGGGCCGCGCGGGGGTCCGGACCTCGAAGGACACACCATGGTGCGAGCCAGACCGGACCGCTGCCCCGGCGTGCTCCGGCCGTGGCCGGCCGCCGACGGCGCGCTGGTGCGGGTGCGGGTGCCCGGCGGTCGGCTCCCGGTGCCGGCGCTGCGCGCGCTGGTCGACGTCGCCACCCGGTACGGCGACGGGCTGGTCCGCCTGACCGGCCGCGCCAACCTCCAGCTCCGCGCCTTCCCGACGATCACCGGCAGCACCGATGACGGCGTCGAGGTCCGGCTGCCCGAGGAGGTGGTGGCCGCGATCGAGGCCACCGGCCTGCTCCCTTCGCGCGCCCACGACCTGGCCCGCAACGTGCTGGTCTCCCCGCAGACCGGGCTGGCCGGTGGTCGCGCCGACCTGACCCCGGTGCTGGCCGACCTGGACGCCGCGCTGCTGGCCGCTCCGGACCTGGCCGGCCTGCCGGGGCGCTTCCTGTTCACCCTGGACGACGGTCGCGGCGACCTGGCCGACCGGCACCGCGATCTCGGCCTGGTCGCGCTGGACGCGGACCGGGTGCAGCTGCGGGTCGGCACCGGATGGGGCGCCGTGCTGCCCGCCCCCGGGCCCCGGCCGCTCTGGTCGACCTCGCCCGGAAGTTCCTGTGCCGGCGCGGCGCCGGGCCGGGCGCGGCCTGGCACGTCGCCGAGCTGACCACCCCGCTGGCGCCCGCGGTACCGGCCGAGCCGGGGGCCGAGGTCCGCGCGCCCGCCCTCCCGTTCGGCCCGGTGCCGGGCGGCCGCCACGTCCCGATCGATCCCGACGGCGCGATCCACGCCGCCCTGGTCGCCGACTGGGCGACCACCACCGACCTGGTCGTGCTCACTCCGTTCGGCGGGGTGCTCGTCCCCGAGGAGGAGAGCCGATGACCCCACCGACCCGCCGCTACGACTACGTCGCCGACGGCCCCGCGATCTACCTGGACTCGTTCGCCACCATCCGCCGGGAGGCGGACCTGAGCCGGGTGCCGGCCAGCGCCGAGAAGGTCGCGGTCCGGATGATCCACGGCAGCGGCCAGACCGACCTGACCCGCGACCTGGTGGTGCACCCGCGCCTCGGCGACGCGGGGCGCGCGGCGCTGGCGGCGGGCGCGCCGGTGCTCTGCGACGCCCGGATGGTGGCGATGGGCGTCACCGCCAGCCGCCTGCCCGCGGGCAACGCGGTGCACTGCTTCCTGACCGAGCCCGAGGTGCCGGGGCTGGCCGCGGCGTGGGGCACGACGCGCACGGCGGCGGCGGTGTCGCTCTGGGAGCCCCACCTGGCGGGCGCCGTGGTCGCCATCGGCAACGCGCCCACCGCGCTGTTCCACCTGTTGGAGATGCTGGTCGACGGTGCCCCGCGACCGGCGGCGATCATCGGCTGCCCGGTCGGCTTCATCGGCGCAGCGGAGTCCAAGCAGGCCCTGGTCGACCTCGCCACCGAGCACGGCATCGACGTGCCCTACGTGACCGTGCGGGGCCGGCGTGGCGGCTCCGCGATGGCCTCCTCGGCGGTCAACGCGCTGGCCCGGGAGGCGGAGTGAACGGCCCGGGCGGGTCCGGGGCGTTCACCGTGGTGGGGATCGGCCCCGGCGACCCCGAGCTGATCACCTTCAAGGCGGCCCGGGTGATCGGGGCGGCCGCGGTGGTGGCCTACCACGCCGGGGTGCGCAAGCAGTCCCACGCGCGCCGCATCGCCGCCGATCTGATCCCGGCCGGCGCACGCGAGGAGGAGCTGCGCTACCCGGTGACCACCGGCACCACCGACCATCCCGGCGGCTACGCCGGCGCGCTGGCCGACTTCTACGCCGAGTGCGCCACCCGGCTCTCCGCCCACCTCGACGCCGGCCGGGACGTGGTCCTGCTCGCCGAGGGCGACCCGCTCTTCTACGGCTCCTCGATGTACCTGCACGACCGGTTCTCCGACCGCTACCGCACCGAGGTCGTCCCGGGGGTGCCGGCGTTCTCCGCGGCCACCGCGGCGGTCGGCGCGCCGCTGGTCCGGCAGAAGGACGTGCTCACCGTGCTGCCCGGCACGCTCCCCGAGGCCGAGCTCGCCCGGCGCCTCGCCGACACCGACGGCGCGGTGATCATGAAGCTCGGCCGCACCTTCCCCGCGGTGCGCAGCGCCCTGGAGCAGGCCGGCCGCCTCGACGGCGCCTGGTACGTCGAGCGCGCCTCGATGCCCGAGCAGGAGTGGCGCCCGGTGGCCGAGGTCGACCCGGCCTCGGTCCCCTACTTCTCCCTCGTCGTGGTGCCCGGCGACACCGCGCCGGCCCGCACCGCGGACCGGCTCCGCGGCGACACCGCGCCGGCCCGCACCGCGGACCGGCTCCGCGGCGGCCGGGAGGCCCGGACGGAGGTGGGTGCGCGGACCGCGGACGAGGCGCGGCCGGGGCCGGCCTCGGCCCCCCTCCTCGTGGTCGGTCTCGGCCCCGGACCGGACGCCTGGCTCACCCCCGAGGTCGCCACCGCACTGGCGGAGGTGGACCACGTGGTCGGCTACGCGCCGTACGTCAACCGGGTGCCGCAGCGCCGCGGCCTGACCCGGCACGCCTCCGGCAACACCGTGGAGGTGGATCGGGCGCGACAGGCGCTCGACCTGGCGCTGGCCGGGGAGCGGGTCGCGGTCGTCTCGGGCGGCGACGCCGGCGTCTTCGGGATGGCTGCGGCCGTGTTCGAGGCGGCCGAGGACCCGGCGTACACCGAGGTCGAGGTACGGGTCCTGCCCGGCGTGAGCGCCATCCAGGCGGTCGCGGCCCGGGCGGGCGCCCCGATCGGGGCGGACTTCGCCGTGGTCAGCCTCTCCGACCGGCTCAAGCCCTGGACCGTGGTGGAGCGACGGCTGCGCGCGATCGCCGAGGCCGACCTCGTGCTGGGCATCTACAACCCCGCGTCCCGCTCCCGGCGCGAGCAGGTGGCCGATGCGGTCAAGGTGCTGCTCGAGCACCGCTGCGCCGACACGGTGGTCGTCGTCGGCCGCGACATCGGACGCGCCGAGGAGTCGCTGACGGTGACCACCCTCGGCGCCGTGGACGTCGCCGCGATCGACATGAAGTGCCTGCTGATCGTGGGCGCCTCGTCGACCCGGGTGACCCCCGGCGGGGCGGTCTGGACGCCGAGGTTCGTGGAGCGGTGACTCACCGCGACCGGCGCGCGGACTCCTGCGTCGGGGAGTCGCGCGTCGAGCGCTCCCGGTCCGCGGAGTAGAGAAAGGACTCCCCCGCACCCGGCGCCTCCGGTCCGGCCAGCGCCCGGCCGACCAGGATCACCGCCGCCTGGCGCAGCCCGGCGCGCTCCACCTGGTCCGCGATGTCGAGGACGGTGCCGCGCAGCACCTGCTCCTCGGGCTGGCTGGCGCGGTGGACGACGACCACCGGGCAGTCGGTGCCGTAGGGCGCGGCCAGCTCGGCCATCAGCTCTCGCACCCGGGTGATGCCCAGGTGCAGCACCAGGGTCGCCCGGGTGGCCGCGAACGCGGCGAGCGACTCGGTGGTCGGCATCGCGGTCGAGCGCGCCTGCGTCCGGGTGAGCACCACCGACTGGCTGACCAGCGGCACGGTGAGCTCGCGACCCACCCGCGCGGCCGCCGCGGCGTAGGCCGGCACCCCCGGCGTGACGTCCCAGGCGACCCCGGCGGCGTCGAGCCGTCGGGTCTGCTCGTGCAGCGCGGAGTAGAGCGACGGGTCGCCCGACGTCAGCCGCACCACGTCCTGCCCGGCCGCGTCGGCCTCCACCATCACCGCGGTCATCCGGTCCAGGTCCAGGTCCTGGGTGTCGACCAGACGGGCGTCGCTGCGGCAGTGGCCGAGCACCTCCCGGTCCAGGTAGGTGCCCGGATAGAGCACCACGTCCGCGGCGGCGAGCAGGCCGGCGGCCCGCAAGGTGATCAGGTCGGCGGCGCCGGGCCCCGCGCCCACGAAGTGCACGCTCATCGGTCCACGCTCCCGTCGGTGGTCGGCTCGGGGACGGGCTTGGTCCACGCCCACTGGGTGACCGCGCGGGCCGGGGTGAAGCCGGTGAAGGTGCCGAGCGGCTCGGCGCGCTCCACCGAGATCCGGGTCAGCTCCCCGCCCAGCCGACGGTACGACGCCAGCAGCTCCGCCTCCGTCTCCACCGTGACCCCGTGGACCACCAGGCGCCCACCGGGCCGCAGCCGGTGCGCGCAGCGGTCGATCAGGCCGGCCGCGGTGGCTCCGCCGCCGACGAAGATCGCGTCCGGGGTGGGCAGCGGGCCCAGCGCGTCGGGAGCCCGGCCGACGACGACCTCGAGACCGGGCACGCCGAGCCGCGCCGCGTTGCGGTCGATCCGTGCGCCACGCTCGGCGTCGGCCTCGACGGCGATGGTGCGGCAGGTCGGGTGCGCCCGCATCCACTCGATGCCGACCGATCCGGCTCCCGCGCCGACGTCCCACAGCAGCAGGCCCGGGGCGGGTTCGAGCCGGGACAGCGCACCGGCCCGGACGTCCCGCTTGGTCAGCTGGCCGTCGTGCTCGAAGAGCTCGTCGCGCAGTCCGGTCGACCAGCTGTTGCCGGCCGGCCCGACGACCTCGAGCGCGACCACGTTCAGCCGCGGCAGCCGCGCCTCGGCCCAGAACGCCTCCTCCGCGGCACGGGCCGCGACCCGGCTCTCCGCCGCCGAGCCCAGGTCGCCGAGCACGACGACCTCCGTGCCGCCGTGGCCCTCCTCGCGGACCAGCTGCGCGATCGCGGCCGGGGTGTGCTCGTCCGAGGAGAGCACCAGCAGCCGTCGGCCGGGGGCGAGCTGGCGTCGCAGGACGTCGAGGTCGCGGCCGACCACGGTGACCACCTCGGTCTCCTCGGCCGACCACCCGGTCCGGGCGCGGGCCAGCGCGACCGACGACACCGTCGGGAGCAGCCGGAGCCGGTTGCCCACCAGGGAGGCGAGCGTCGTACCGATCCCGGAGAGCAGGGGGTCGCCGGAGGCGAGCACGACGACGCGCCGCTCGGCCACCTCGGCCAGCAGCGACGGCAACGCCTCGGCCAGCGGCGAGGGCCAGGGGCGGCGGACCTGGTCGGGCCGCTCGGGGACCAGGGACAGGTGGCGGCGGCCGCCGAGCAGCACCTCGGCGTCGGCGACCGCCTCGGCGGCACCCGGGGCGAGGTGCCCGTCGGCCCCGATGCCGACCACGGTGACCGGCGGGGGCGGGCCGACCCACGGCAGCACCACGTCGCGGAGCAGCGGGGCCAGCCGCTCGGCGGGGATGTCCGGAGCGGCGGGGTCGTACCAGTGCAGCTCCTCGATCTCCGCCTGCACCCCGGACATCCGGACCAGCCGGGCGCTGAACACCACCGCCTGGACGAGGCGACCGGCCTCGTTGGCGGCGGCCGCGGTCCACTCGCCGAGCAGCCGCAGGTCGGCGAGCTCGGCGCCGAGCTCCTCGGCGAGCTCGCGGATGCCGGTCTGCTCCGGCGACTCCCCCGGCTCCGGCTTCCCACCCGGCTGCATGAACGCGTCCGTGCCGCGCTTGCGGACGGTCAGGATCCGCCCCGCGAGGTCCCGGACGAAGACGGCGACGACCCGGATCGGCTCGGCGCTGTGCGGGTCGGGGACGGACGCGGCGGGATCGGACACGGGCACGGACGCTATCGTGCTCCCCGAGCCACGAGGTGCCCCGACCGCCCACCAGCGGAAGGGGAGAATCTGGGAAGCCGGTGAGAGTCCGGCACAGGCCCGCTGCGGTGACCGGCGCTCGACGCCGGAAGTCCGAAGACCGGCCTCGGGGCGATCCGACGGCACACGAGCGGGAGCCTCCCATGCCAGTGAACTACCCCTTCGCAGCCGTCCTGGGCTGCGACCCCGAGACCCCTGACGGTCTGGACGACATGGGCCTCGCCCTCGTCCTCACCACGCTCTCGCCGGCGATCGGCGGCGTGCTGGTGCGCGGCGAGAAGGGCACCGCGAAGTCGACCGCGGTGCGCGGCCTGGCCGACGTGCTGCCGCCGATCCGGGTGCTGGCCGGTGACCGGTTCTCCTCCGACCCCGGCAACGGGGAGGCCGACGCGTCGCCGGACGGCCCGTTCCCGGCCGGCACGGCGCAGGAGAGCCGCCCGGTGCGTCTGGTCGAGCTGCCCGTCGGCGCGACCGAGGACCGGGTGCTGGGCTCGCTGCACCTGGAGTCCGCACTCTCCGCGGGCCGCGCGGAGTTCGAGCCGGGGCTGCTGGCCCGCGCTCACCGCGGCGTGCTCTACGTCGACGAGGTCAACCTGCTGCACGACCACCTGGTGGACGTGCTGCTCGACGCCGCCGCGATGGGCCGGGTGACCGTGGAGCGTGACGGCGTCTCGATCGCCCACCCGCGCGGTTCGTGCTGGTCGGCACGATGAACCCGAGGAGGGCGAGCTGCGGCCCCAGCTGCTCGACCGGTTCGGCCTCACCGTCGAGGTCGCGGCTCCGCGCGAGGCGAAGGCCCGCGCCGAGGTGGTGCGCCGACGGATCGATCACGACGCCGACCCGGCCGCCTTCGCCCGCCGCTACGACGGTGCCTCGGCACGGCTGCGCGAGCGGATCGCGACCGCCCAGATCCTGCTCGCCTCGGTGGAGCTCGACGACAGCGTCCTGGTGCGGATCGCCGAGGTCTGCTCGGCGTTCGGCGTCGACGGACTGCGCGCCGACATCGTCACCGCCCGGACCGCGGCCGCGCACGCCGCCTGGTGCGGCCGCACCGAGGTCACCGACGCCGACATCCGGGTGGCGGCCCGGCTGGCGCTGCCGCACCGGCGCCGCCGCAACCCGTTCGACTCCCCCGGCTTCGACGACGACCTGCTCGACGACGTGCTCGGACCGGAGGAGCCCGGGGAGCCCCAGGGTCCCGACGACGATCCGGAGCCGCCGGGAGGCGGTGGGCCGGACGCCGGCGGGACGGACGGCGGCGGGACGGACAGCACGAGCGACGGCGCCGACCCGGGCGGGCAGGACGGCACGGGCGACGCGTCCGGCGCGCCGGGCGCTCCCGGCCAGGAGTCGGACGATGCGACCTCCGACCGCACCGCGACGTCCGCTGCGGGCGAGGCGTTCCGCACCCGCCGGTTCACCGTGACCGGCGTCGGACAGGGCACCTCGGGCCGCCGTAGCCGGGCGGTGACCAGCACCGGACGCCGGGTCGGGGCGACGGCGCGGGTTCCCGGCGCCGGCACCGGGGGCATCCACCTCAGCGAGACGATCCGCGCCGCCGTACCGCACCAGGTGCGACGGGGCCGTCGACCCGGGTCGACGGACCGCCTGCGCCTGGAGGTCGAGGACCTGCGCACCGCGGTCCGGGAGGGCAAGGAGTCCAACCTGGTCCTGTTCTGCGTCGACGCATCCGGGTCGATGGCCGCCCGGCGGCGGATGGAGCAGGTGAAGACCGCCGTGCTCAGCCTGCTGATGGACGCCTACCAGCGCCGCGACAAGGTGGCGGTGATCAGCTTCCGCGGCGAGTCCGCCGAGGTGCTGCTGCCGCCCACCGGCTCGGTCGAGGTGGCCGCCCGCCGGCTCGACGAGCTGCCCGCGGGCGGACGCACTCCGTTGGCCGAGGGGCTGGACGCGGCGGTCGAGCTGCTCCGGGTCGAGGCGCTGCGCGACCCGCGCCGGCGTCCGCTGCTGGTGGTGGTCACCGACGGCCGCGCCACCGCCGGCCGCGACCCGGTGCAACGCTCCCGCGCCTCCGCCGACCGGTTGGCCCACGGCGGCGTGGCCGCGCTGGTGGTCGACTGCGAGGCCGGTCCGATGCGGCTGGGGCTGGCCCGGATCCTCGCCGACCGGCTCGGCGCCGAGCACGTGCCGGTCGCCGAGGTGAGCGCCGAGCTGCTCGTGGACGCCGCCCGGCAGCGCGCCGCATGACGCATCCGCTCTACGACGTGATCGCCCGCCGCCGCGACGTGCGGGCCGAGTTCACCGGTGAGCCGTTGGCCCCGAGGTGCTCACCCGGGTCCTCGAGGCGGCCCATCGCGCGCCGAGTGTCGGGATGAGCCAACCGTGGGACTTCGTGCTGGTGACCTCGACGGCCACCCGCGAGACGTTCGCCCAGCACGTGGCGACCGAGCGCGCGGCGTTCGCCGACGACCTCGACCCCGAGCGGCGGGCCACCTTCGACCGGATCAAGGTCGAGGGCATCCGGGAGGCGAGCATCGGCGTCGTGGTCACCCACGACCAGCGCCGCGGCGGGCCGAACGTGCTGGGCCGGCGCACGATCGCCGACACCGGGCTCTACTCGACCGTGCTGGCGATCCAGAACCTGTGGCTGGCGGCGACCGCGGAGGGCCTCGGCCTCGGTTGGGTCTCGTTCTACCGCGAGGAGTTCCTGCGCGGACTGCTCGACATCCCCGCGCAGGTCCGCCCGGTGGCCTGGCTGTGCCTGGGCACGGTCACCCACCTCGCCGACGTCCCCGACCTGGAACGGCACGGCTGGCGCTCGCGGCGACCGCTGGCCGACGCCGTGCACCACGAGACCTGGAGCCACTGATGCCACAGGGACAGCCCGTCGCCGTACCCGAGGACGGCCTGACCACGCGCCAGCGCCGCAACCGTCCGCTGCTGATGGTGCACACCGGTGACGGCAAGGGGAAGTCGACCGCCGCGTTCGGCCTGGCCCTGCGCGGCTGGAACGCGGGGTTCCGGATCGGCGTCTTCCAGTTCGTGAAGTCCGCGAAGTGGCGGATCGGCGAGCAGACCGTGCTGGAGCGCCTCGGCGTGCTGCACGAGGAGACCGGCGAGGGCGGCCCGGTGGAGTGGCACAAGATGGGGTCGGGCTGGTCCTGGCGTCGCAAGGAGGGCACCGAGGCCGACCACGCCGCGGCCGCGGCCGAGGGGTGGGCGGAGATCAAGCGCCGGCTGGCCGCGCAGACCCACGACCTCTACGTGCTCGACGAGTTCACCTACCCGATCCACTGGGGCTGGGTGGACGCCGAGGACGTCGCGACCACGCTGGCGCAGCGCCCGGGCCGCCAGCACGTGGTGGTGACCGGGCGCCGGGCCCATCCCGCGCTGCTCGACGCCGCCGACCTGGTCACCGAGATGACGAAGGTCAAGCACCCGATGGATGCCGGCCAGAAGGGCCAGCGAGGCATCGAGTGGTGAGCCCGGCGGACTCCACGGCGGACTCCACGGCGGACTCCACGGCGGACTCCACTGCAGACCCGGCGGCGCTGCCGAGGGTGGTCCTGGCCGCGCCGTCCACGGGTCAGGGGAAGACCACCGTGGCGACCGGCCTGATGGCCGCGCTGCGCGCCACCGGGCGCACCGTCAGCGGGCACAAGGTCGGCCCGGACTACATCGATCCCGGCTACCACGCACTGGCCTGCGGCCGCCCCGGCCGCAACCTCGACCCGCACCTGGTCGGCGAGGAGCTGGTGGCGCCGTTG from Nocardioides sambongensis includes:
- the cobO gene encoding cob(I)yrinic acid a,c-diamide adenosyltransferase; translation: MPQGQPVAVPEDGLTTRQRRNRPLLMVHTGDGKGKSTAAFGLALRGWNAGFRIGVFQFVKSAKWRIGEQTVLERLGVLHEETGEGGPVEWHKMGSGWSWRRKEGTEADHAAAAAEGWAEIKRRLAAQTHDLYVLDEFTYPIHWGWVDAEDVATTLAQRPGRQHVVVTGRRAHPALLDAADLVTEMTKVKHPMDAGQKGQRGIEW
- the cbiE gene encoding precorrin-6y C5,15-methyltransferase (decarboxylating) subunit CbiE, with translation MSDPAASVPDPHSAEPIRVVAVFVRDLAGRILTVRKRGTDAFMQPGGKPEPGESPEQTGIRELAEELGAELADLRLLGEWTAAAANEAGRLVQAVVFSARLVRMSGVQAEIEELHWYDPAAPDIPAERLAPLLRDVVLPWVGPPPPVTVVGIGADGHLAPGAAEAVADAEVLLGGRRHLSLVPERPDQVRRPWPSPLAEALPSLLAEVAERRVVVLASGDPLLSGIGTTLASLVGNRLRLLPTVSSVALARARTGWSAEETEVVTVVGRDLDVLRRQLAPGRRLLVLSSDEHTPAAIAQLVREEGHGGTEVVVLGDLGSAAESRVAARAAEEAFWAEARLPRLNVVALEVVGPAGNSWSTGLRDELFEHDGQLTKRDVRAGALSRLEPAPGLLLWDVGAGAGSVGIEWMRAHPTCRTIAVEADAERGARIDRNAARLGVPGLEVVVGRAPDALGPLPTPDAIFVGGGATAAGLIDRCAHRLRPGGRLVVHGVTVETEAELLASYRRLGGELTRISVERAEPLGTFTGFTPARAVTQWAWTKPVPEPTTDGSVDR
- the bluB gene encoding 5,6-dimethylbenzimidazole synthase, with translation MSQPWDFVLVTSTATRETFAQHVATERAAFADDLDPERRATFDRIKVEGIREASIGVVVTHDQRRGGPNVLGRRTIADTGLYSTVLAIQNLWLAATAEGLGLGWVSFYREEFLRGLLDIPAQVRPVAWLCLGTVTHLADVPDLERHGWRSRRPLADAVHHETWSH